GTAGTCCTGGCGGGCGCGCTCAAGGAGGCCGGTCAGGGCGTCGGGGCTCAACTCGGTGGTCATGGTGGTTCCTCTCACAGGTGCCGCTTCGATCGGTGGCGCCTGCCGAGAATACAAACCGGTGCGGGGGACCGGTCCGGGAGCCGTGCGTGGTGCGGGCAGTGGGCGGAATGTCCGGGGAATCCCGGGTGCGGTGCCGCCGATGGCGTCCGGCCCAGCTGTCCGCGGGGCCCGGAGCGGGGCGGGGTGAGGGCGGCCGAAGGCGTTCCCTGTCCGACATCTTGTGGCCTGTGTCACTGGCTGGTTAAGCTCCAGCACGCTTTAGGCACATTTCCTCCGCAAGTTGACCTATTGGTGCGGCAATCTTCACGATCTGCCCACGAAAACCGAGGTGGCTTCGCATGGAACGGCGATCAGCGACCCCGCGCGGAGGCGACTTACCGCACGGCTTACTGCACGGCATGCCGCATGGCTTACCGCACGGCATGCCGCACGGCTTACCGTCGGCGTCATCCCGGAGTGCGCCGGCGAACCGGCCCGTGAACGACCGGGCCGGGGCGGCGCTCGACGGCACCCGACACGGCGCCGTGCACGGCGCCGCGAGACCGGCCCCGGGCCGTCCCTGATGGCGCGGCCCGCTACGGCGGCGGCGTCCGCCGTGTCCCTGCCGCACGCCCGCCGCGACGTCCGGCTGTTCTGGGGCGCGGGTACCTGCGACGCACTCGGCAGTCAGGCGTCCGGGTTCGTTCTGCCGCTGCTGTTGCTGAGCCTGGGCCGTTCCCCCGCCGAGGTCGGCGCCCTCGCCGGGATCTCCGCAGCCGTCACCCTGGCCCTCGGTCCGCTCGCCGCCGTACCCGCCGACCGCGGGGCACGCAAGCAGGTGATGGTGGGCGCCGCGCTGGTGTCGGCCGCGGCGATGACCGGTGTCACCGTGGCCGTCGCGGCGGGCCCGGTCCCGTTGGCCGTGCTCCTCGCCGCCGTACTCGTCGAGCGGTGCGCGACCTCCTGCTACGAGGCCGCGTCACGGGGCACCGTGGCGCTGGTGTGTCCCCCCGAGGCGCACCGGCGTGTGCTGTCCCGATTGGAGGCGGGGGAGCGGGGCGCCCTCGTCCTCGGGCCCGCGCTGGGCGGGCTGCTCTTCTCCGTCGGCGCCTGGCTGCCGTTCCTCGTCGACGCCCTGTCGTACGCCGTCGCGGCGGCCGGCATCCACGCCATGCGCTCCGATCTGTCCGCACGGCAGGAGCAGCCGTCCCCGGCTGCCGCCCCGCACCGGACCTGGCGGGCCCTGGTCTCCGAAGCCGGGGCGGGGCCGGCCCTGATCCGCCGCGAACCCTTCCTGCGGCTGGCGCTCGTCTGGATCTCGGCCGTCAACGCGCTGCTCGTCGCGCTGTATTACACGACGGTCTTCGCCCTCCAGGACCACGGCGGGGGCGCGACCCCGCTCGGCCTGGTCCTCGCGTCGGCCGGGGCGGCCGGCCTGGCCGGCGCGCTGGCGGCACCCCGGCTGGTCCGCCGGCACTCCGCGGCGCGCGTGCTGGTGCCGGTGTCCTGGCTCATGGTGCCGCCCGCCGCGGCACTGGTGACGGCCCGCGAGGCCTGGCAGTTCGCGCTGCTCTTCGGACTCCTCTGTTTCCTGACGCCGCCGGCCACCGTGGCGCTACAGGCCCGGATCCTCCAGCTCACCCCACCCGGGCTCCAGGCCCGCACCGGCACCGTGCTGGCCACCACCTCCGGGGCGGCCGCGGCCCTGGCCCCGGCCCTCGCCGGGCTGGCCGCCGACCGGACCGGCGTCGCCGCCACCCTCACGGGCTGCGCCGTGCTGCTGGCCGCACTGGCGCTGTACGCGACCTGCGCGGCGCCGGCCGTCACCCGCGGCACCGGGGAGGAGCCGCTATGAGCGCGACCGCGGCACATACCGCCACACCGTCGTCCGGCACCGGCTTCCGGGTCTACCGATCGGCGCTCCCCGAGGTCTGCCCACGCGACCCGGCGCGCATGGCCCTGGCCGCGGACGCCGACGGCCGCTGCGAGATCTTCACCTGGAATGCCGCCACCGGCGCCGCACGCCAGGTCACCGACAGCCCGGACGGCACGCTGCACTGCGCCCTCGACGCGGACGCCCGGGTGTGGTGGTTCGCCGAGGACCGGGGCGGCCGCGGGCTCTGGTACTTCCAGGACTTCGAGGGCGGGCCGCGGCTCCGTGGTCTGACCGGCCTGCGGCCGGGACTCCCGTACGGCCTCGCGGTCAGCGACGCCGGCACCGTGGCCATCGGACTCGGGGACGGCCGTGGGATGACCGTCCACCTCGGCACACCGGGCGGCCCCGCCCGGCCGGTGCGCACCGTCGACGGCCACGCGCTGCTGACCGGCATCTCGCCGTCCGGCGGGCTGCTGGCGCTGTCGGGGGCGGCGGGTTCCGACCGTGCGGTCACCCTGGTGACCTGCTCCGGGGCGGTCCTCGACCAGCTCTCCGGACGGGGCGGAAGGCTGTGGGCGCTCGGCTTTGCGCCGACCCCGTCGGCCACCGAACTGCTGCTGGTCCAGGAGCGCAACGACCGCTACCGTCTGGCCAGTTGGCGGCCCGGGGCCGGACTGCGGCCGCAGGACTGGTGCCGCTTCGACACCGAGATCACCGCCCGCTGGTACCCCGAGGGACGACGGGTCCTCATCCGCCAGGACCGGCACGGCCGCTCCGCCCTCACCGCGGCCGACCTCGACCGACGCACCCTGACCCCGGTGCCCTGCCCGCCCGGCACGCTGCTCGACGCCGTCCCGCACCCGGGCGATGACGTACACTGCCTCTGGACCGACATGGCCACCCCGCCACAGATGCGCTCCACCGCCGGCACCCGGCTCCCGTCGCTCCCCGCCCTGCCCGCCCCGGTCCCCGGCCGGCACCGTGACCTGTGGACCCCCGGCCCGGACGGGCCCGTGCACACCCTGCTCAGCGCACCGGACCACGTCCCCGGCCGGCCGGCCCCGCTGGTGTTCCTGGTGCACGGCGGCCCCGCCGACCACGACCGCGACGCCTACGACCCGCAGGTGCACTCCCTGGTCGCCTCCGGGTTCGCGGTCGCACGGGTCAACTACCGCGGCTCCACCGGATACGGCCCCCGCTGGCGCGCCGCATACGGCGAGGGCGTCGGGATCACCCAGGTCGCCGATCTCGTCGCGGTCCGGGCCGACCTGCTCCGTCGCGGACTGGCCCGCGAGGACGCGATCGGCCTGTGGGGCACCTCCTGGGGCGGCTACCTGGTGCTGCTCGCCCTCGGCACCCGGCCGGACCTCTGGCAGGCGGGCGTCGCCGTCAAACCGGTCGCCGACTGCGCCGCGGCGCACCGCACGGGCACCCCCGCACTGCGCGCCTTGGACGAGCGGCTGTTCGGCGGCACCCCCGACGCCGTGCCCGAACGCTACGCGCGGAGTTCGCCGCTCCACTACGCGGCCGACGTCCGCGCCCCCCTGCTGGTGATCGCCGCCACCCGCGACGCCAAATGCCCGCCCGGCCAGGTCCGGAGCTACCTCGCTGCCCTGCGGCAGGCCGGCGTCGGGCACGAGTCCTTGTGGCTGGACACCGGCCACGACGGATACACCGGCGCCCACCACGTGACCGCCCTCCGGCGCGCCATGGGCTTCCTCGACCGCCACCTGCGCCGCGGCCCGCGGCCCACCGAACCCCCCGTCCCCCAGCGGACGGGGCCTCCGGGAGCACCGGCCCGACCGGCGCCCCCCGGAATGTGAGAACCGTTCCCGAAAAACCGACAGAACAGGAGAGCAGCCATGCAGAAGGACATCATCCACAACGACCCGCTCGCGGGTGACGAGGAGAACCGTAAGCCGGGCATCGGCATCACGGTGACCGTCCCGTTCCGCAACGCGGAGGACACCGAGGAGGACTGATCCTCGCCGGCCGGCCCGGTGCGCCACCCGGGCCGGCCGGACCGCCGTGCGTCACCGGCCGGACACCGGCCGCCTCCCACCCCGCCCCGCCGCCTACGAGGAGCCGACATGCGCGTCCTGCTGGTCAACATGCCCTGGTCCCCGATCGACCTCCCGTCCCTCGCCCTCGGCATCCTCCGGCGGAGCGTCGACGAGCGCACCTCCGGCCACGCCGATGTCCTGCACGCCAACCTGGAGTTCACCGACTGGATCACCCGGCGTACCGAGTTCACCGCGGACGACTACCAGTTCTACGCGCTCTCCTCGTACTTCATGGGATGCGGCGACTGGGTGTTCTCCTCCGCCCTCTACGACGACCCCGAGTGGCGGGTACCGGAGTTCAATGCCTCGATGCGCGGCAAGCTGCGCGACGCGCGGCTGCGGATGTCGCACGAACTGCACCGCGTGGTACCGGAGTTCGTTCAGGAGACCGCCGAGCGGATCGTCGCGGCCGGCCCCGACGTCGTCGGCTTCACCTCCACCTTCCAGCAGAACACCGCCGCGCTCGCCGCCGCCAAGTACGTCAAACGCCTCGCCCCGCACATCAGGACCGTCATGGGCGGCGCCAACTGCGATGCCGAGCAGGGCGCGGCCGGCCACCGCAACTTCCCCTTCCTCGACTTCGTGGTCCGCGGCGAGGGCGAAGCCGCCTTCCCCCAGCTGCTCACCGCCCTCGACGAGGGCGGAGACCTGTCCGCGGTCCCCGGCCTGTGCCACCGGGGCCCTGACGGCACCAGCACCGCGAACCCCATGAGCACCAGCCCGCTGCCACCCGCCACCATCCTGCCGCCCGACTACAGCGGCTACTTCGAGCGGCTGGCGTCCTCCGTCGCCCGCAACTGGGTGGAACCCAAGCTCGTCGTCGAGGGGGCCCGCGGCTGCTGGTGGGGGGAGAAGCACCACTGCACTTTCTGCGGACTCAACGGCTCCTTCATGCAGTTCCGCAGCAAGAGCCCGGAGATCTTCTACGAAGAGATCATGGACCTGGCACGCCGTCACCGTGTGCTGGACATGTACGTCGTCGACAACATCCTGGACATGGGCTACCTCAACACCGTCCTGCCCCGCATCGTCGACAGCGGCTACGACCTGCGGATGCACATCGAGATCAAGGCGAACATGCGCCGTCCCCAGCTGCGCACCCTGGCCGAAGCCGGAATGATCTACGTTCAGCCGGGCATCGAGAGCCTCAACAGCCGCGTCCTCGACCTGATGGACAAGGGCGTGAGCGGCTGTCAGAACGTCCGAATGCTCCGCGACGGAGCCGAGACCGGACTCTCCGTCTCCTGGAACTACCTCCACGGCTTCCCCGGCGAGACCGCCGCCGACTACGAGCCCGTCATCGCCCAGTTACCGGCACTGGAGCACCTCGATCCGCCGGTCGACCTGTCCGCCCGCATCGCCATCGAACGCTTCAGCCCGTACTTCAACCGGCCCGAACTCGGCTTCACCGGTCTGCGTGCCGAGGAGCACTACCGCTTCACCTATGACCTGCCCGAGTCCGAACTGCACGACCTGGCCTACGTCTTCGAGGCCCCCGAACGCGGCATCGGCGAGCCCACCGTCACCTCCCTCAACGACGCCCTCGGCGCCTGGCGGAAACACCACACGGACAGCAGGCTCACCCACACCGACCTCGGCGACCGCATCGTGCTCGTCAGCCGCAGACGCGCCTTCGACTGGCGGGCCATGGAGCTCACCGAGCCCACGCAGACCGCGGCCTTCCGGCTCCTCGACCAGCCGCACGCCCCCGCCGCACTGACCCGCAAACTCGCCGCGCGCCTGCCCGGTCATCCGGTCGACGAGAGCGCCGTGCACGCCCTGCTCCAGCACTGGGTGACGCTCGGGCTGGTCTTCACCGACGGCGGCCAGTACGTCCACCTGGCACCGGCGGCCGTCAACGAGGACCTGCTGCGGCTCGACTTCATGCGCCACAGCCACGCCGCGCCCGCCCCGCAGGAGCAGCCGGACGCACCGGCCCGCGCCGTCGTCCACGCCTGAGCGCCGCCCGGCCCCCGAGGAGACCGTCATGACCTGCACCACGCCCGCCCCCCGGGCACTGACACTCGCCGCATGGCGGGACTACGACGAGGACGCCTGCACACTGCCGGGCATGAGTCTGGGCGAACTCGCCCTGGCCGGACCGCCGGAGGAGCACGCCGCCCGGCTGTGGGAATGCGGGGTACGCCGTGCCCGGCTCGCCGAGGACATCGACCTGACCTCGGTCGACGACCCCGACGCCGCCGCGCACGCGGTCCGGCGGCTGTGTCTGGTCCGCGATCTGACGGCCCGTGCCGTGCTGGTCCAATGGCAGCTGCGGCTGCCCGCGGAGCCCGATGACGGATGGCGCGACCTCAGCCATCTCCAACCGCCCCGGACCCTCACCGGCCCCGCCGACCCGGCGGCCGCGCTCACCCAGTGGCGCAACGAGCACTACCTCTGCAAGTGCCTGTGGCGCCAAGGCCCCGGCTTCGTCCAGATCCGCGACCGCAGGTGGGGCAACCTGCGCCGGTTCACCGCGGACGAGCCCGAATACCGCGAGGCCATCGGCCGGCTGGCCTACGGCGCCCCGCTGTCGGCCGTCCCCGAGGCCATCGCCGCCGACTTCCTGGAGGAACGGCTGGTCGCCCGCACCGGAGGGCTGCTGTGGTGGCTGCCGTACCGGGTCAACCGGTGGATCCAGGAGGCGATGGCCGTCTGAGGGCCGCGGGACCTCCGTGGGGGCACCGCCCCGGCCCGGCCTCCGGGCCGGGGCGGGCCGTCTGCCATGTCCCATCGTCCTCGCGACCTCTCGGCCTCGCGTGCGCCGCGCAGCGGGGCGACGACTGTGGCGCAGACGACAACGGGAAGCGGATGACGCAGTCGCTGTCGCGTGTTGCGAACAGCGGAGCGTTCACCTGCCGGCGGCGTTCCGCAACCGCCCTCTCGTCCTAGGAGACCCGCACGTGCATACCAGCGATACGGCCGCCCGCGCGGCTCAGGTGCTCTCCCGCCCCTTCAGCCTGGGCGGCCTCACCGTGCCGAACCGGATAGCCATGGCGCCGATGACCCGCGAGTTCTCACCGGGCGGCGTCCCGGGCGCCGATGTCGCGGACTACTACGCGCGCCGGGCCGCGGGCGGGGTCGGCCTGATCATCACCGAGGGCACCTATGTCGATCACGCGGCCGCCGGGACCAGCGGCGCCGTGCCCCGTTTCCACGGAGAGGACGCGCTCGCCGGCTGGGAGCACGTGGTGCGGGCGGTGCACGCGGCGGGCGGGACGATCATGCCGCAGCTGTGGCACGTCGGCATGGCCCGCGAGGCGGGCGCGCCGCCCTTCCCCGACGCCCCGCCCTCCGGCCCGTCCGGGATCGCCCTCGACGGCACCCCGGCCGGCCATGCCATGACACAGCGGGACCTCGACGACGTCATCGCGGCGTTCGCCGAAGCGGCCCGAACGGCCGAGCGCCTCGGCTTCGACGGAGTCGAGCTGCACGGGGCCCACGGCTATCTCATCGACCAGTTCCTGTGGTCGGGCACCAACCGACGCACCGACGCCTACGGCGGCAGCCGCACCGCCCGTACCCGCTTCGCCGCCGAGATCGTGGCGGCCGTCCGGGAAGCCGTCGCACCAAGCTTCCCGGTCGTCTTCCGTATGTCCCAGTGGAAGATGAACAACTACCAGGCACGTCTCGCCGACACCCCGGAAGAACTCAACGAGATCGTGGCGCCGCTCAGCGACGCGGGCGTCAGCGCCTTCCACTGCTCCACGCGCCGCTACTGGCTCCCGGAGTACGAGGACTCCGACCTCAACCTCGCCGGGTGGGTCAAGAAGCTCTCCGGCAGGCCGACGGTCACCGTCGGCTCCGTCGGTCTCGACAACGAGTTCATCGGGACGTTCCAGGGCGAGCAGTCCGGAGTCACCGGCGTCGAGCGCCTGCTGGACCGCATGGAGCGCGACGAGTTCGACCTCGTCGCCGTCGGACGGGCCCTGCTCGGCGACCCGGAGTGGGCCACCAAGGTCTTCGAAGGCCGCACCGACGAACTCCTCCCGTTCGACGCCTCGATGCTGCGCACCCTGAGCTGACGCCTCGCGGCGCTTGCTGTACATGGCCGGGTGGGCCACGGCGGCGCGCCGCCGAGGACACCGCTGCCCCTCGCGCTGAGGGGCAGCCGGGCCGGTGAGGCACGAAGAGGCCACCTCCCGTAGCCCTCAGGGCCTGTCCTGAGGTCCGGGCGGGCTCGAAGGCCGTGTGTGTTCCGGTGGAGGTTGGCCTTGCCGATCCTGAAGCGGCTTCCGCCCCGTGTGCAGGCAGCGGGATCTCGAAGTGCACGGTCCCGGAGCCCGCTCCGTGTTCGCCGGTGGTCCTGGCGTCGAAGACCTCCTTGGCGATGCTGTTCCAGAAGCCCTGCGCGCCGGGGATGTTGACGTGGGTGTGGAGGTAGACGCAGTCGTATCCCTCCGTGGCGGCGGCGAACTCGCACGCCCTTCGCACCATGGCGCGGGCCAGTCCGCGGCGCCGGTGCTCGGGCCGGACATAGATGCGTACGAGCTCGCCGCGGAGGCGTAGCGCCCGGCCAGCCATCACGGATGCGGTGGATGCGCCGGCCCGCGGGAGAGCAGTCCGGCGGTGGCCACGACCTCGTCGTGGGACAGAGCGACGATCAGCCGATGCCGGCAGCTGTTCGTCTACTCCGCCCGGCCCGGCAGCCCCGGCGACGACGCGCTGCGCCTGCTGCGATAGCTCGCTGCGGACCGGGCAGTCGGCGGGCCACCACCCCGGCGGCATCGGGGCGGCCCGGCCCGGCGACGCCGGACGAGGCACGCCGCCCGTGCCTGGCGGCGGGGGAGGAGGGCAACGAGGATGGAGCGGAGGGGAGGACGGTGGAAACCGCGGGAGGTCTTCACGCGTGGACAGGCGTTGGGCCGCACGGCTGGCACTTGCGGCGGGAACGGCGGCGCTGCTGGTCCTGCTGGTGTTCGCCGGGCTCCGTGGCCTCGTGCTGGTGGCTGTGGGGCTGGCCGGGTCGGCCGCCACGGCGGCCGGCCTGTGGTGGGTGCTCGCGCACATAGGTGTGGTCAGGGCGCTCGGTCTCCTACTGGCGGTGTGCGCACCGGTCGCCGTCCTGACGCTCTACGCATTCGCCGGGCTGCTGTGGGTGGTGCTCGTCTCGCTCGCCCTGTGGACGCTTGCCGTCGTCACGGGCAGAACGGCACTGGCACAGGACACCGGCCCGGCGCCCCCGCCTGAACGCCCGGTCGCTCCTCCGAAACGCCCCTTCCTCATCATGAACCCGCGCTCGGGCGGCGGAAAGGTCGAGAGGTTCCACTTGGCGGACAAGGCCAGGGCTCTCGGCGCCGAAGTCGTCGTGCTGGATCCCGCCCGGCCGCAGGACGTGGCCGAGCCGGCGAGGCGGGCCGTCGACGACGGCGCCGACCTGCTCGGCGTCGCGGGCGGCGACGGTACGCAGGCCCTGGTCGCGGGCGTGGCGGCGGCGCACGGCGTGCCGTTCGTCGTCATCTGTGCCGGGACCCGCAATCACTTCGCCATGGACCTCGGCCTCGACCGTGAGGACCCCTCGGCGTGCCTTCAGGCGCTCACCGACGGCGTCGAGCTGCGCGTCGACCTGGGATTCATCGACGTGGGGGAGCCCACGCCGGAAGGCCGGGGGCGTGTCTTCGTCAACAACGCCTCCTTCGGCGCGTACGCGACCGTGGTGCAGAGCCCGGCCTACCGCGACGACAAGGCCCGCACCACCCTTCAGCTGCTGCCCGACCT
This Streptomyces decoyicus DNA region includes the following protein-coding sequences:
- a CDS encoding MFS transporter, yielding MSLPHARRDVRLFWGAGTCDALGSQASGFVLPLLLLSLGRSPAEVGALAGISAAVTLALGPLAAVPADRGARKQVMVGAALVSAAAMTGVTVAVAAGPVPLAVLLAAVLVERCATSCYEAASRGTVALVCPPEAHRRVLSRLEAGERGALVLGPALGGLLFSVGAWLPFLVDALSYAVAAAGIHAMRSDLSARQEQPSPAAAPHRTWRALVSEAGAGPALIRREPFLRLALVWISAVNALLVALYYTTVFALQDHGGGATPLGLVLASAGAAGLAGALAAPRLVRRHSAARVLVPVSWLMVPPAAALVTAREAWQFALLFGLLCFLTPPATVALQARILQLTPPGLQARTGTVLATTSGAAAALAPALAGLAADRTGVAATLTGCAVLLAALALYATCAAPAVTRGTGEEPL
- a CDS encoding alpha/beta fold hydrolase, which produces MSATAAHTATPSSGTGFRVYRSALPEVCPRDPARMALAADADGRCEIFTWNAATGAARQVTDSPDGTLHCALDADARVWWFAEDRGGRGLWYFQDFEGGPRLRGLTGLRPGLPYGLAVSDAGTVAIGLGDGRGMTVHLGTPGGPARPVRTVDGHALLTGISPSGGLLALSGAAGSDRAVTLVTCSGAVLDQLSGRGGRLWALGFAPTPSATELLLVQERNDRYRLASWRPGAGLRPQDWCRFDTEITARWYPEGRRVLIRQDRHGRSALTAADLDRRTLTPVPCPPGTLLDAVPHPGDDVHCLWTDMATPPQMRSTAGTRLPSLPALPAPVPGRHRDLWTPGPDGPVHTLLSAPDHVPGRPAPLVFLVHGGPADHDRDAYDPQVHSLVASGFAVARVNYRGSTGYGPRWRAAYGEGVGITQVADLVAVRADLLRRGLAREDAIGLWGTSWGGYLVLLALGTRPDLWQAGVAVKPVADCAAAHRTGTPALRALDERLFGGTPDAVPERYARSSPLHYAADVRAPLLVIAATRDAKCPPGQVRSYLAALRQAGVGHESLWLDTGHDGYTGAHHVTALRRAMGFLDRHLRRGPRPTEPPVPQRTGPPGAPARPAPPGM
- a CDS encoding RiPP maturation radical SAM C-methyltransferase, with the protein product MRVLLVNMPWSPIDLPSLALGILRRSVDERTSGHADVLHANLEFTDWITRRTEFTADDYQFYALSSYFMGCGDWVFSSALYDDPEWRVPEFNASMRGKLRDARLRMSHELHRVVPEFVQETAERIVAAGPDVVGFTSTFQQNTAALAAAKYVKRLAPHIRTVMGGANCDAEQGAAGHRNFPFLDFVVRGEGEAAFPQLLTALDEGGDLSAVPGLCHRGPDGTSTANPMSTSPLPPATILPPDYSGYFERLASSVARNWVEPKLVVEGARGCWWGEKHHCTFCGLNGSFMQFRSKSPEIFYEEIMDLARRHRVLDMYVVDNILDMGYLNTVLPRIVDSGYDLRMHIEIKANMRRPQLRTLAEAGMIYVQPGIESLNSRVLDLMDKGVSGCQNVRMLRDGAETGLSVSWNYLHGFPGETAADYEPVIAQLPALEHLDPPVDLSARIAIERFSPYFNRPELGFTGLRAEEHYRFTYDLPESELHDLAYVFEAPERGIGEPTVTSLNDALGAWRKHHTDSRLTHTDLGDRIVLVSRRRAFDWRAMELTEPTQTAAFRLLDQPHAPAALTRKLAARLPGHPVDESAVHALLQHWVTLGLVFTDGGQYVHLAPAAVNEDLLRLDFMRHSHAAPAPQEQPDAPARAVVHA
- a CDS encoding DUF5825 family protein; protein product: MTCTTPAPRALTLAAWRDYDEDACTLPGMSLGELALAGPPEEHAARLWECGVRRARLAEDIDLTSVDDPDAAAHAVRRLCLVRDLTARAVLVQWQLRLPAEPDDGWRDLSHLQPPRTLTGPADPAAALTQWRNEHYLCKCLWRQGPGFVQIRDRRWGNLRRFTADEPEYREAIGRLAYGAPLSAVPEAIAADFLEERLVARTGGLLWWLPYRVNRWIQEAMAV
- a CDS encoding NADH:flavin oxidoreductase, with protein sequence MHTSDTAARAAQVLSRPFSLGGLTVPNRIAMAPMTREFSPGGVPGADVADYYARRAAGGVGLIITEGTYVDHAAAGTSGAVPRFHGEDALAGWEHVVRAVHAAGGTIMPQLWHVGMAREAGAPPFPDAPPSGPSGIALDGTPAGHAMTQRDLDDVIAAFAEAARTAERLGFDGVELHGAHGYLIDQFLWSGTNRRTDAYGGSRTARTRFAAEIVAAVREAVAPSFPVVFRMSQWKMNNYQARLADTPEELNEIVAPLSDAGVSAFHCSTRRYWLPEYEDSDLNLAGWVKKLSGRPTVTVGSVGLDNEFIGTFQGEQSGVTGVERLLDRMERDEFDLVAVGRALLGDPEWATKVFEGRTDELLPFDASMLRTLS